A genomic region of Lysinibacillus sp. 2017 contains the following coding sequences:
- a CDS encoding phosphodiester glycosidase family protein has translation MFKKCLSVLLFVLLISVTAPVLKTEASSYGVVENGTNRTLVPLRMVAETFSVPVEWDNVSKTVTIDKKYKLTMGSKMIKDGATVIKKMDTQPKMLQNSVYVPVREVAYLFNVPMNWDQVKKMISYQVGAHTYKVSVYPESTINKPKVSVTKKSMNAGGKNISVNVVNVNLLAPNTSLHVELAKNQLGSVASLSSIAKAHNAKVAMNGNYFDAYSNNSYRTVYNGLVMNGERVKVFDAKFSVFYVLKDGDVGILPGAKFMELFNEGNVQEAFQVGPRLVTNSAVTVDPIAEGFSSHKILSSPGARSAIGILPNRQLVFVTTSGATVQQLASVLKQMGAVDAMNSDGGASSGLFVNGSYLTTPGRDIAVALLVK, from the coding sequence ATGTTTAAGAAATGTTTATCCGTATTATTGTTCGTACTATTAATAAGTGTGACAGCACCCGTGCTCAAAACCGAAGCCAGCTCATACGGCGTAGTTGAAAACGGTACAAATCGCACACTTGTCCCGTTACGTATGGTAGCTGAGACTTTTTCAGTACCTGTTGAGTGGGATAATGTAAGTAAAACCGTAACGATCGACAAAAAATATAAGCTGACGATGGGCAGTAAGATGATTAAGGACGGCGCTACAGTCATTAAAAAAATGGATACACAGCCGAAAATGCTGCAAAACTCCGTATACGTGCCAGTTCGCGAAGTGGCTTACCTTTTTAATGTTCCGATGAATTGGGATCAAGTGAAAAAAATGATTTCTTATCAAGTAGGGGCGCATACATATAAGGTTTCGGTGTATCCGGAAAGCACTATTAATAAGCCAAAAGTATCTGTGACGAAAAAGAGCATGAATGCAGGTGGGAAGAATATTTCGGTAAATGTTGTAAACGTCAATTTACTAGCACCGAATACGTCGCTACACGTCGAACTTGCAAAAAATCAATTAGGTTCTGTTGCATCCCTTTCATCCATTGCAAAAGCACATAATGCAAAAGTTGCGATGAATGGGAATTACTTCGATGCGTACTCAAATAATAGCTACCGCACCGTCTACAATGGACTTGTTATGAACGGGGAACGCGTAAAAGTGTTCGATGCGAAGTTTTCCGTTTTTTATGTATTAAAAGATGGTGATGTCGGTATTTTACCAGGCGCGAAGTTTATGGAGCTATTTAATGAAGGAAATGTACAAGAGGCATTCCAAGTAGGGCCACGTTTAGTAACGAATAGTGCAGTTACAGTGGATCCAATTGCAGAAGGCTTTTCAAGTCATAAAATATTAAGTTCACCAGGTGCGAGAAGTGCGATTGGGATTTTACCAAATCGTCAGCTTGTATTTGTTACAACTTCTGGCGCAACAGTTCAACAGCTCGCATCTGTCCTAAAGCAAATGGGCGCGGTGGATGCGATGAACTCTGATGGCGGCGCTTCAAGTGGTCTTTTTGTAAATGGCAGCTACTTAACAACGCCGGGTCGCGATATTGCAGTCGCTTTATTAGTAAAATAG
- a CDS encoding helix-turn-helix domain-containing protein: MVFDYLKDYQTFNTVAEMDEVVAIHLESHDLTEAERNVTLRISQSALAYPGAAHLKAKTIADHVGVSTKTVYRAVKKLNELGILRIVASTKLNGIKGANIYQLLHVPSEMSERVPTENTHDIKVCEDIPANQSISFNLFKTSSLHEIYINRLSQINNWQNTLCEFLQDFPMKDELKEGLHKAILATPIQTMREFTIARDAMLRIIHDVQDGKLTIQTTLRAVYKGAYERAVVRPNVKEVEMQQVKSKRPVPFYDWLTVRE; the protein is encoded by the coding sequence ATGGTTTTTGATTATTTAAAGGACTATCAAACATTTAACACGGTTGCAGAAATGGACGAAGTGGTGGCAATTCATCTTGAAAGTCATGACTTAACAGAAGCAGAACGCAATGTTACTTTACGCATCTCACAATCCGCACTTGCCTACCCAGGTGCTGCACATTTAAAGGCTAAAACGATTGCGGATCATGTTGGGGTTAGCACCAAAACGGTATATCGTGCTGTGAAAAAGTTAAATGAATTAGGCATTTTACGCATTGTCGCTAGCACAAAACTAAACGGCATTAAGGGTGCGAATATTTATCAACTTTTACATGTCCCATCGGAAATGTCCGAGCGGGTCCCAACTGAAAATACGCATGACATCAAGGTTTGTGAGGATATTCCTGCCAACCAATCTATTTCTTTTAATCTTTTTAAAACAAGCTCTTTACATGAAATATATATTAATAGACTCTCACAAATTAATAATTGGCAAAATACGCTTTGTGAATTTCTGCAAGATTTTCCGATGAAGGACGAGCTAAAAGAAGGTTTACATAAAGCCATTTTAGCAACACCTATTCAAACTATGCGCGAGTTTACGATTGCAAGAGATGCCATGTTGCGTATTATTCATGATGTACAAGATGGTAAGCTGACGATTCAAACGACATTACGTGCGGTGTATAAAGGGGCTTATGAGCGAGCGGTTGTTAGGCCAAACGTGAAAGAAGTTGAAATGCAGCAAGTAAAAAGCAAGCGACCTGTGCCGTTTTATGATTGGTTGACGGTGAGGGAATGA
- a CDS encoding S-layer homology domain-containing protein — MGKKSKKHNQKAKFIKATSAAVVAASAVVVAAPAATEASTLKDINSSQYFYEDVLNLNARGIIGGFPDGTFKPGEILTRGQAAKIIAGVLNLDTTNVVNPNFKDIPKTHPFYGSIAALKQAGIIGGYEDGTFRQDQPIQRNHVAKILTLALNLKANNVNSLPFTDVNPMYKSAIAALYENNITTGKTATKFDGTANVTRGQMASFIVRAEKAATQEQTITFNVNDYTNTAITVDGNTYSFDSAVKSIFTEANKVALAGASVTAVVKDGVIKYVNRLVLNNAGTEESPVVFETNASIGSLVINANYVTVKNAHVTENATITSNVNSEVVLDGVTVAGEVVVDNSIVGALASIDSKFAQDELKGPKLKLVNAIVQSLNVKRDNTSIESNTTIPQITIAATVEVVNVDGTVTKITVESTAKLEITGNATIEELILTTLAELALNIAGQIESLVVENPEATVTVGTGVKVNELTVPEGSTAASIIDNYSSIASQITKVVIGDSTTGTGETATGQTPSTGGGSSSGGSGGSGGGTTPTPTPTPTPVTTHVATAKAAVETANTANKYKNLVLVNGITLLNALTAEIKVNVNNIAVTIEVAKTTTADTFTVTLKATGEADATITVTATEKVDGDQTTVTKAALNTKVTDAKAVTPVAVSLDGSDVLTTEQWTTQAELDAFTGAIAAAEVVVADTNATQGAVDQAVTDLQAAIDAYALAQEAGTKVAVTKAALDTKVTDAKAVTPVAVSLDGSDVLTTEQWTTQAELDAFTGAIAAAEVVVADTNATQGAVDQAVTDLQAAIDAYALAQEAGTKVAVTKAALNTKVTDAKAVTPVAVSLDGSDVLTTEQWTTQAELDAFTGAIAAAEVVVADTNATQGAVDQAVTDLQAAIDAYALAQEAGTKVAVTKAALDTKVTDAKAVTPVAVSLDGSDVLTTEQWTTQAELDAFTGAIAAAEVVVADTNATQGAVDQAVTDLQAAIDAYALAQEAGTKVAVTKAALDTKVTDAKAVTPVAVSLDGSDVLTTEQWTTQAELDAFTGAIAAAEVVVADTNATQGAVDQAVTDLQAAIDAYALAQEAGTKTAYDAIVTKVPANNTDGKYTAASWALFEAAIAEVNLTLTAADGQAALDAEVIKIQDALDLLELEPITYTVGNEVSADEIVLTFSKAVATSDGTDITNQVGGTVATTDGYELTITVDADTTEVTYTLTIGSIKVDVTMNWDGAAWTVTTDPVGVLVTP; from the coding sequence ATGGGTAAAAAAAGTAAGAAACATAATCAAAAAGCTAAATTTATTAAAGCAACCTCAGCTGCAGTGGTGGCTGCATCTGCAGTTGTAGTAGCTGCACCAGCCGCTACAGAGGCAAGTACACTGAAGGATATTAATTCTTCACAATATTTCTATGAGGATGTATTAAATCTTAACGCACGTGGGATTATTGGTGGGTTCCCAGATGGGACATTTAAACCAGGTGAAATTTTAACACGTGGTCAAGCAGCAAAAATTATTGCAGGTGTACTAAATTTAGATACGACAAATGTTGTAAACCCTAACTTCAAAGACATTCCTAAAACACATCCATTCTACGGGTCAATTGCTGCATTAAAACAAGCAGGAATTATTGGTGGCTATGAAGATGGAACTTTCCGTCAAGATCAGCCAATCCAACGTAACCACGTAGCAAAAATTTTAACACTTGCGCTAAATCTAAAAGCAAATAATGTAAATTCACTACCATTTACTGATGTAAATCCAATGTATAAATCTGCAATTGCCGCTTTATATGAAAATAACATCACAACTGGTAAAACAGCTACGAAATTTGATGGAACTGCAAACGTAACGCGCGGTCAAATGGCTTCATTTATTGTACGTGCAGAAAAAGCAGCTACTCAAGAACAAACGATTACATTCAATGTTAATGATTATACAAATACAGCAATTACTGTGGATGGAAATACATATTCATTCGATTCAGCAGTAAAATCAATCTTCACAGAAGCTAACAAGGTTGCTTTAGCTGGTGCATCTGTAACTGCCGTTGTGAAAGATGGGGTCATTAAATATGTAAACAGACTTGTATTAAATAACGCAGGCACTGAAGAGTCACCTGTTGTATTTGAAACAAATGCATCAATTGGTTCATTAGTAATTAATGCAAACTACGTAACAGTGAAAAATGCACACGTAACTGAAAATGCGACAATTACTTCCAACGTAAATTCAGAAGTAGTATTAGACGGCGTAACGGTCGCTGGTGAAGTCGTTGTAGACAACTCAATCGTTGGCGCATTAGCCTCTATAGATAGCAAATTCGCTCAAGACGAGTTAAAAGGACCAAAATTAAAATTAGTAAACGCGATTGTACAATCATTAAACGTAAAACGTGACAATACCTCAATCGAATCAAACACAACAATTCCACAAATTACAATTGCTGCAACAGTTGAAGTAGTAAATGTAGATGGAACGGTTACGAAAATTACAGTTGAATCAACTGCTAAATTAGAAATTACAGGTAATGCAACGATCGAAGAATTAATTTTAACAACTTTAGCTGAACTAGCATTAAACATTGCTGGTCAAATCGAATCATTAGTAGTTGAAAACCCAGAAGCAACTGTAACAGTTGGTACGGGAGTCAAGGTTAATGAATTAACAGTTCCAGAAGGTTCAACAGCTGCAAGTATTATTGATAACTATTCTTCAATTGCTTCTCAAATTACAAAAGTCGTGATTGGGGACTCTACAACTGGCACTGGTGAGACAGCTACTGGACAGACGCCAAGTACAGGTGGCGGGTCTAGTTCTGGAGGATCAGGAGGTTCAGGTGGAGGAACAACACCAACACCAACACCAACACCAACACCAGTAACAACGCATGTAGCAACAGCTAAAGCAGCAGTAGAAACTGCAAATACAGCTAACAAGTATAAAAATCTAGTATTAGTAAACGGAATTACACTTCTAAATGCATTAACAGCTGAAATTAAAGTGAATGTAAATAACATTGCGGTAACAATAGAAGTTGCAAAAACAACAACAGCGGATACATTTACAGTCACTCTAAAAGCAACTGGTGAAGCAGACGCAACGATTACAGTAACTGCAACTGAAAAAGTGGATGGTGACCAAACTACGGTAACTAAAGCAGCGTTAAACACAAAAGTTACTGATGCGAAAGCAGTAACACCAGTAGCAGTATCTTTAGACGGTTCTGATGTGTTAACAACAGAACAATGGACAACACAAGCAGAATTAGATGCCTTTACTGGAGCAATTGCAGCAGCAGAAGTAGTAGTAGCTGATACAAATGCAACACAAGGTGCGGTAGATCAAGCAGTAACAGATTTACAAGCTGCAATAGATGCTTACGCATTAGCACAAGAAGCTGGAACGAAAGTTGCAGTAACTAAAGCAGCGTTAGACACAAAAGTTACTGATGCGAAAGCAGTAACACCAGTAGCAGTATCTTTAGACGGTTCTGATGTGTTAACAACAGAACAATGGACAACACAAGCAGAATTAGATGCCTTTACTGGAGCAATTGCAGCAGCAGAAGTAGTAGTAGCTGATACAAATGCAACACAAGGTGCGGTAGATCAAGCAGTAACAGATTTACAAGCTGCAATAGATGCTTACGCATTAGCACAAGAAGCTGGAACGAAAGTTGCAGTAACTAAAGCAGCGTTAAACACAAAAGTTACTGATGCGAAAGCAGTAACACCAGTAGCAGTATCTTTAGACGGTTCTGATGTGTTAACAACAGAACAATGGACAACACAAGCAGAATTAGATGCCTTTACTGGAGCAATTGCAGCAGCAGAAGTAGTAGTAGCTGATACAAATGCAACACAAGGTGCGGTAGATCAAGCAGTAACAGATTTACAAGCTGCAATAGATGCTTACGCATTAGCACAAGAAGCTGGAACGAAAGTTGCAGTAACTAAAGCAGCGTTAGACACAAAAGTTACTGATGCGAAAGCAGTAACACCAGTAGCAGTATCTTTAGACGGTTCTGATGTGTTAACAACAGAACAATGGACAACACAAGCAGAATTAGATGCCTTTACTGGAGCAATTGCAGCAGCAGAAGTAGTAGTAGCTGATACAAATGCAACACAAGGTGCGGTAGATCAAGCAGTAACAGATTTACAAGCTGCAATAGATGCTTACGCATTAGCACAAGAAGCTGGAACGAAAGTTGCAGTAACTAAAGCAGCGTTAGACACAAAAGTTACTGATGCGAAAGCAGTAACACCAGTAGCAGTATCTTTAGACGGTTCTGATGTGTTAACAACAGAACAATGGACAACACAAGCAGAATTAGATGCCTTTACTGGAGCAATTGCAGCAGCAGAAGTAGTAGTAGCTGATACAAATGCAACACAAGGTGCGGTAGATCAAGCAGTAACAGATTTACAAGCTGCAATAGATGCTTACGCATTAGCACAAGAAGCTGGAACGAAAACAGCGTACGATGCAATAGTAACAAAAGTACCAGCAAACAATACTGATGGAAAATACACAGCAGCAAGCTGGGCATTATTCGAAGCAGCAATCGCAGAGGTTAATTTAACGTTAACAGCAGCGGATGGTCAAGCAGCACTTGACGCAGAAGTAATCAAAATTCAAGATGCGTTAGATCTATTAGAACTTGAACCAATTACTTACACAGTAGGTAATGAAGTAAGTGCAGATGAAATTGTTCTAACATTCTCCAAAGCTGTTGCTACTTCTGATGGAACAGATATCACGAATCAAGTAGGTGGTACAGTTGCAACAACTGATGGTTATGAGTTAACGATTACTGTCGATGCTGATACTACTGAAGTAACTTATACTCTAACAATTGGTAGTATAAAAGTAGATGTTACAATGAATTGGGATGGAGCTGCGTGGACAGTCACTACAGATCCAGTAGGTGTTTTAGTAACTCCTTAA
- a CDS encoding S8 family peptidase has protein sequence MKVQNIFLMFLTVLLFTVMFTSQVQAQGDKNVIVQYSSLEGKKVAQAAATEVLSDLENVHMLSITISTEQLEQLKQQEGISLIEENQTFSIQSHALFKVATDDTTEKDRWNLKAVNANKAWEDGFTGKGIKIAIIDSGVAMHSDLKITEGVSFVGNSFTDGHGHGTHIAGIIAAQHNGFGVAGIAPNAEIYAVKAIEDDGLGDVNTIIQAIDWSIQNGMDLINLSFGDLETSDALHEAIKKAKQAGILVIAASGNEGNVQGTGNTMIYPARHEEAIAVSSVNKNLQRSSFSSTGATNDFAAPGEEIYSTYLNGQYATYQGTSLAAPHIVGLFALLMEQFPYFNADELYAAMKLYTEDLGTPGFDEWYGFGLPKYQNGEQTTKLTAQNEAKKQAVQEEVQAFIKKPVAANYTTIMEKLNHIRATEFKQVQLSEIDKVTAILSKNVEKVIVTFERKPTKISYMKASEALQTLPAIAAKTKLEERVYTALQELAKPATVKLERYEKNPTKNYQTQAKAAINQLPNSPLKSELLARLAQVGR, from the coding sequence ATGAAAGTTCAGAATATTTTTCTGATGTTTTTAACTGTTTTGCTATTTACAGTCATGTTTACTTCGCAAGTACAGGCACAGGGAGACAAAAATGTCATTGTTCAGTACAGCTCGCTTGAAGGGAAAAAGGTTGCACAAGCCGCTGCGACAGAAGTGCTAAGTGATTTAGAAAATGTACATATGCTATCAATAACAATTTCAACAGAGCAGCTAGAGCAATTAAAGCAGCAGGAAGGAATCTCTTTAATAGAAGAAAATCAAACGTTTTCTATTCAATCGCATGCCTTATTTAAAGTGGCAACGGATGATACAACTGAAAAGGATCGTTGGAACTTAAAGGCGGTCAATGCGAATAAAGCTTGGGAAGATGGATTTACTGGCAAAGGAATTAAAATAGCCATTATCGATTCAGGGGTAGCAATGCATTCCGATTTGAAAATTACAGAAGGCGTTTCGTTTGTCGGAAATAGTTTTACAGACGGTCACGGCCACGGCACACATATTGCAGGGATTATTGCTGCACAGCATAACGGTTTTGGCGTTGCCGGTATTGCGCCAAATGCAGAGATTTATGCAGTAAAGGCGATTGAAGATGACGGTTTAGGCGACGTTAATACGATTATTCAAGCGATCGATTGGTCCATTCAAAATGGCATGGATTTAATTAATTTGAGCTTCGGAGATTTAGAGACTAGTGATGCGCTACATGAGGCCATCAAAAAAGCAAAACAAGCGGGCATTTTGGTCATTGCTGCAAGTGGTAATGAAGGAAATGTGCAGGGGACAGGCAATACGATGATTTATCCAGCACGTCATGAAGAAGCAATTGCTGTTTCTTCGGTCAATAAAAATTTACAACGCTCAAGTTTTAGTAGTACAGGTGCTACCAACGATTTCGCAGCACCAGGTGAAGAAATTTATAGTACGTATTTAAATGGGCAATATGCCACTTATCAAGGGACATCACTAGCAGCACCACATATCGTCGGGTTATTTGCATTATTAATGGAGCAATTTCCGTATTTCAATGCAGATGAGCTTTATGCAGCGATGAAGTTATACACAGAAGACTTAGGCACACCCGGTTTTGATGAATGGTACGGCTTTGGTTTACCAAAATATCAAAACGGTGAGCAGACTACGAAGCTTACGGCACAAAACGAAGCCAAAAAACAAGCAGTGCAAGAAGAAGTACAGGCATTTATTAAAAAGCCAGTTGCTGCTAACTACACAACTATTATGGAAAAACTAAATCATATCCGAGCGACTGAATTTAAGCAAGTACAGCTAAGTGAAATTGACAAGGTGACGGCTATTTTAAGTAAAAATGTAGAGAAGGTTATCGTAACTTTTGAACGCAAGCCAACGAAAATCAGTTACATGAAAGCAAGTGAAGCACTGCAAACACTACCGGCAATTGCAGCAAAAACAAAGTTAGAGGAACGAGTATATACAGCGCTTCAAGAACTAGCTAAACCAGCAACTGTAAAACTGGAACGTTACGAAAAAAATCCAACAAAGAACTATCAAACACAAGCAAAAGCAGCGATTAATCAGTTGCCAAATTCACCATTGAAATCGGAATTATTAGCACGATTAGCTCAAGTAGGTAGATAA
- a CDS encoding bacterial Ig-like domain-containing protein, with product MTVTTAPTKVKYLTTDTSLDLSDLIVTATKSDSTTAVVNAGDLQVLPVDFTTVGTKMITVTYEGKTATFDIIVEEPINYSSKTIQSLDFSTVYATQAQAKLVSKPVTVGDFTGNRKDFTIVINGERIPIYISWALSTDFTKGASMGSVVDSHIQDYFFQKNGVDGIMNRTVTAFGFDDTFQISTFQTGSTAAFTLEGADWSYFFDQSSAQGTNDDTSKNRTFTIADGANTVAISLTSKYTTIDQLITLLNNRLRDANIQAQATKVDGQHFQITTTAADVNLVFAGADKNSFFD from the coding sequence CAGCAACAAAATCTGACAGTACAACAGCGGTAGTGAATGCTGGTGATTTACAAGTATTACCTGTGGACTTTACTACAGTAGGAACAAAAATGATTACAGTTACTTATGAAGGGAAAACAGCTACCTTTGATATCATTGTGGAAGAGCCTATTAATTATAGTAGTAAAACAATTCAAAGTTTAGACTTCTCAACGGTGTATGCAACACAAGCTCAAGCTAAACTGGTTAGTAAACCTGTAACGGTAGGAGATTTTACAGGAAATCGAAAGGACTTTACCATTGTGATTAATGGGGAACGAATTCCAATTTATATTTCATGGGCTTTATCAACAGATTTTACTAAGGGTGCATCTATGGGAAGTGTAGTAGACAGTCATATTCAAGATTATTTCTTCCAAAAAAATGGCGTCGATGGCATAATGAATCGTACAGTAACAGCTTTTGGCTTTGATGATACTTTCCAAATAAGCACATTCCAAACGGGTTCAACAGCTGCCTTTACTTTAGAAGGTGCAGATTGGTCGTACTTCTTTGATCAATCATCCGCACAAGGCACAAATGATGATACTTCTAAAAATCGTACTTTTACTATAGCTGATGGGGCAAATACAGTAGCCATTTCCTTAACTAGTAAGTACACAACGATAGATCAACTAATTACTTTATTAAATAATCGTTTACGCGATGCGAATATACAAGCACAAGCTACAAAGGTGGATGGTCAACATTTCCAAATCACAACAACCGCTGCAGATGTTAATTTAGTGTTTGCGGGTGCAGATAAAAATAGCTTTTTTGATTAA
- a CDS encoding RadC family protein, with translation MEENQKKVPAKRVDIVQVKLVREKTMLYKNRRIRSPHDAYELMKEFLGEVDREHFVVLCMDTKNQPTCIQTVHIGSLNASVVHPREVLKPAILSNSASIICFHNHPSNDSTPSPEDIAVTKRLVEAGEIIGIEVIDHLILCDDNFRSLKESGYM, from the coding sequence ATGGAAGAAAATCAAAAGAAAGTACCTGCAAAACGTGTCGACATTGTACAAGTGAAATTAGTAAGGGAGAAAACGATGTTGTACAAGAACCGTCGTATTCGTTCTCCACATGATGCTTATGAATTGATGAAGGAATTTTTAGGTGAAGTTGATCGTGAGCACTTTGTAGTCCTATGTATGGACACGAAAAATCAGCCAACTTGTATCCAGACAGTTCATATAGGTAGCCTTAACGCTAGTGTCGTGCATCCTAGAGAAGTGCTGAAACCAGCAATACTTTCTAACTCTGCAAGCATAATTTGTTTTCATAATCATCCCAGTAACGACAGTACACCAAGCCCAGAGGACATTGCAGTAACGAAAAGATTAGTAGAAGCAGGTGAAATCATAGGCATTGAAGTAATCGATCATTTGATTTTGTGTGATGATAATTTCCGCTCACTTAAAGAATCTGGTTACATGTAG
- a CDS encoding FAD-dependent oxidoreductase encodes MNKRKIVITIGTLASLVVIALIINYITKPKIMAQSYEKPVAIGNLEAQYDVIVIGGEPEGVAAAVMAARSGSKTLLIEKREDLGGLFTFGMLNFLDIPKSKSTRQISRGIYKEWHALVGKDNAFNIEDAKAAFKQLVFAEENLTLSVSTTVEEILLTGNTLTGVKVKNANGTYIVKGKAFIDATQDADIAVMANVPYFVGGKDIGIEDKKMAVTLMLHLKNVDWKKVKETAKSEKFGQAEVKKSVAWGFTKLHDLYTPVEENTRLRGLNLVKEGDDYYINALQIFDVDGLSETAKAEAIEKGKRETKPIVDYLRKEFGGFENAEIAGYPTELYVRETRHILAEYQLPMSDVWKNSDHWDNIGYGAYPVDVQAQTPHDYGYVISTPSQYAIPFRSLVPLKIDGLLVVGRSAGYSSLAAGSTRIVPTGMVTGDAAGTAASLAIKEGVTFRELSKDEALIEQLRANLKHQGAFVKQVEASYPYEDEWFDQSVQTLINYGLVIGGYDNDLMVEKPVTTHNFMNMLMGSVNRIQTEKAIERSEQLQTVYNEIFYKENEPLDLNKASAIVAGIFLDQPADERNWTSLIEAGIISKSTSENIDSANHHLVAKEMYAICADVIGFLSL; translated from the coding sequence ATGAATAAAAGAAAAATAGTTATTACTATTGGAACTTTAGCGAGCCTTGTAGTAATTGCTTTAATAATCAACTACATAACAAAACCAAAAATAATGGCGCAGTCCTATGAAAAGCCCGTTGCAATCGGAAATTTGGAAGCGCAATATGACGTCATTGTCATTGGGGGAGAACCTGAGGGTGTAGCAGCAGCGGTCATGGCGGCGCGCAGTGGCTCGAAAACCTTACTGATTGAAAAGCGCGAGGATCTAGGGGGGCTCTTTACGTTTGGAATGCTGAACTTTTTAGATATCCCAAAAAGTAAAAGTACTAGACAAATTAGTCGCGGTATTTATAAAGAATGGCATGCGTTAGTTGGTAAGGACAATGCCTTTAATATTGAAGATGCAAAGGCTGCGTTTAAGCAATTAGTTTTTGCCGAGGAAAACTTAACTTTGTCTGTCAGTACAACCGTTGAAGAGATATTATTAACCGGCAATACACTAACTGGTGTCAAAGTAAAAAATGCAAATGGTACATACATAGTAAAAGGGAAAGCTTTTATTGATGCTACTCAGGATGCGGATATTGCGGTTATGGCGAATGTCCCATACTTTGTTGGTGGGAAGGACATTGGCATTGAAGATAAAAAAATGGCGGTAACCTTAATGCTCCATTTAAAAAATGTCGATTGGAAAAAGGTTAAGGAAACAGCAAAATCCGAGAAGTTTGGCCAAGCGGAGGTAAAAAAATCGGTCGCCTGGGGATTCACGAAGCTGCACGATCTATATACGCCGGTTGAGGAAAATACCCGTTTACGAGGACTTAATCTAGTAAAAGAGGGCGACGACTATTATATTAACGCGTTGCAAATTTTTGATGTGGATGGCTTAAGTGAAACAGCGAAGGCAGAGGCGATTGAAAAAGGAAAGCGTGAGACGAAGCCTATTGTAGATTATTTAAGAAAGGAATTTGGTGGCTTTGAAAACGCAGAAATTGCAGGTTACCCAACAGAACTGTATGTACGTGAAACCCGCCACATTTTAGCGGAGTACCAGTTACCGATGTCGGATGTTTGGAAAAATAGCGACCATTGGGATAATATCGGCTACGGTGCCTATCCGGTAGACGTGCAGGCGCAAACACCACACGATTATGGCTATGTCATTTCAACGCCGAGTCAATATGCGATTCCATTTCGTTCGCTTGTTCCTTTAAAAATTGATGGGCTTTTAGTCGTCGGGCGTTCAGCGGGCTATTCATCGTTAGCTGCAGGCAGTACAAGAATTGTCCCAACCGGCATGGTAACGGGCGATGCAGCTGGAACTGCGGCGTCATTGGCCATTAAAGAAGGCGTCACATTCCGCGAATTAAGTAAGGATGAGGCCTTAATCGAACAACTACGCGCGAACTTAAAGCATCAAGGCGCATTTGTGAAGCAGGTAGAAGCTAGTTATCCATATGAGGACGAATGGTTTGATCAATCTGTACAAACACTCATTAACTACGGTTTAGTGATAGGTGGCTATGACAATGATTTAATGGTAGAAAAGCCCGTAACGACGCATAATTTTATGAATATGCTAATGGGCTCTGTTAATCGCATACAGACAGAAAAGGCTATCGAGCGTAGTGAGCAGTTGCAAACCGTATATAATGAAATTTTCTACAAGGAAAATGAGCCGCTTGATTTAAATAAAGCGAGTGCTATTGTAGCTGGAATTTTCCTAGATCAACCAGCAGATGAACGTAATTGGACAAGCTTAATCGAGGCGGGGATCATTAGTAAATCCACTTCTGAAAATATCGATTCAGCAAACCATCACTTAGTCGCCAAGGAAATGTACGCCATTTGCGCGGATGTTATCGGATTTCTTAGTTTGTAG